The following are encoded together in the Vibrio zhugei genome:
- a CDS encoding methyl-accepting chemotaxis protein, with product MTLTKKLLIISGLIVAALAFIQASISSSNMLYGESGSRTISEWINEKKNMVSAFADALNRTDSIEKITSQIKTIDMAGGFGSVLYGTKDGDTYRAKGINTKAGYDPRIRPWYKNAIDGSEVYLSEPYVGTSSGMLITTVSKQVVIDGKPQGVAMATLPLDKIKADILSIKVPGKGEAFLLSSSGTIIAHPNPELANQPLPKLSEDITSSELIKNANTSHLLDANINGTQYLLTVSRVKGTNWYLVLMSQKSVLLEPMKQQLMYQVTTAVIMFILSIIILGAALRYMLADLFSVSTALHGIAKGEGDLTVHIDTKSNDEVGELAKSFNLFVEKLHDIISTVTHISHKVLNQSELSAKASSDRQASIAHQQSEITMVATAMTEMATTTGEIANIAEETSQSATSTVEISNKGNRLSQKSEDSIHKLSEEVKSASEVIENLSQQGEKITMIASSINDIAEQTNLLALNAAIEAARAGEQGRGFAVVADEVRSLSQRTRTSTEEISQMISTLQATTSEAVNVMNQCHQLAIQSVDDTSNAAASFKEIKASTESINNMATQIATAAEEQAVVSKEINANTESIKEISDRLSEDSEEGAVQAQQLNEMSANLIAQVEKFKIRE from the coding sequence ATGACTCTTACCAAAAAACTGCTCATAATTAGTGGGCTAATTGTTGCCGCGCTTGCGTTCATTCAGGCCAGTATTTCTTCTTCGAATATGCTGTATGGAGAAAGCGGTTCTCGGACCATCAGTGAATGGATTAATGAAAAAAAGAATATGGTGTCTGCGTTTGCTGATGCGTTGAACAGAACCGATAGCATCGAGAAAATCACTAGCCAAATTAAAACGATAGATATGGCGGGCGGTTTTGGTTCGGTACTCTATGGCACGAAAGATGGCGATACCTATCGGGCGAAAGGCATCAATACTAAGGCGGGATACGATCCGAGAATTCGACCATGGTATAAAAATGCTATTGATGGGTCAGAGGTGTATCTGAGTGAGCCTTATGTGGGGACATCAAGCGGCATGCTGATTACCACGGTATCAAAGCAAGTGGTGATTGATGGCAAGCCACAAGGGGTCGCAATGGCGACATTACCTCTTGATAAAATCAAAGCGGATATTCTCTCAATCAAGGTACCAGGAAAAGGAGAGGCTTTCTTACTTTCCTCAAGTGGCACCATCATTGCTCATCCCAATCCAGAGCTCGCTAATCAACCTCTACCTAAACTGAGTGAAGACATTACGTCGAGTGAGTTAATCAAGAATGCCAATACAAGCCATTTACTTGACGCCAATATCAATGGCACTCAGTATCTCTTAACCGTTTCTCGCGTCAAAGGAACGAATTGGTACTTGGTGCTAATGAGTCAAAAGAGTGTGTTACTTGAACCCATGAAGCAGCAACTGATGTATCAAGTGACCACTGCCGTTATTATGTTTATCTTGTCCATTATTATCCTTGGGGCGGCTCTTCGGTATATGCTTGCCGATCTCTTTTCTGTGTCGACAGCACTGCATGGTATCGCCAAAGGTGAAGGGGATTTAACGGTACATATTGATACGAAGAGCAATGACGAAGTCGGTGAGCTGGCAAAAAGCTTTAACCTGTTTGTTGAAAAGCTACATGACATTATTTCTACCGTCACTCATATATCACATAAAGTACTCAACCAATCTGAATTGAGTGCGAAAGCGTCAAGTGACAGGCAAGCAAGCATCGCCCACCAACAGAGTGAAATTACCATGGTCGCCACCGCCATGACGGAAATGGCAACCACAACTGGTGAGATTGCCAATATTGCAGAAGAAACCTCGCAAAGTGCGACCAGTACGGTCGAGATCAGTAATAAAGGTAACCGTCTTTCACAAAAAAGTGAGGACTCCATCCATAAACTATCTGAAGAGGTAAAAAGCGCCAGTGAGGTGATTGAAAACCTAAGTCAGCAAGGGGAGAAAATCACAATGATTGCTTCCTCAATTAACGATATTGCTGAACAAACCAATTTATTAGCGCTTAATGCGGCTATTGAAGCCGCTCGGGCGGGAGAGCAAGGGCGTGGTTTTGCTGTTGTTGCTGATGAAGTGCGCTCATTGTCTCAGCGAACTCGAACATCAACAGAAGAGATCAGCCAAATGATCAGTACGCTTCAAGCAACCACGTCTGAGGCGGTGAACGTCATGAATCAGTGTCATCAATTGGCGATTCAAAGCGTTGATGATACCAGTAATGCGGCGGCAAGCTTCAAAGAAATTAAAGCATCAACTGAGTCGATTAATAACATGGCCACCCAGATCGCGACAGCTGCAGAAGAGCAAGCTGTCGTGAGTAAAGAGATTAACGCCAATACTGAGTCCATCAAGGAGATCTCAGATCGTCTCAGTGAAGATTCTGAAGAAGGCGCGGTACAAGCTCAGCAACTCAATGAGATGTCCGCTAACCTCATTGCTCAAGTAGAAAAATTTAAGATTCGGGAATAG
- a CDS encoding c-type cytochrome, producing the protein MKRGLYSVLFAAVVVLVGFGIYAWHPSIAPITPPAKDKFSSDMIAKGKVLAAAGYCSTCHTAPGGKPFAGNYEMHSGFGTIYSSNITPDPTTGIGNWSEEAFSRAMRTGVSRDGSHLLPAFPYEHFNKMTDDDIQAIYAYIMSSVEPVKQAKKENGIPFPLNIRFLQAGWKLLFADTSDFKPNPQKSEQWNRGAYLAEGIAHCGACHTPRNILGGEKRDEMYSGAAIDGWIAPSLTTSSTSPLKWRKQDFFEYLSTGNSIFHGSAGGPMAPVVHDGLAALSKDDIQAIATYFADQAGNVNDDPAQSPALKKAVAAQKLPDLRIHEGARLYAASCQSCHYSKEKLVKGRPLLALGSAVHLDKPTNLINVILDGFRADQGIKGVVMPGFRDALSDEDITALAAYLRQAAGEQPWPNLEKHVGEIRRQPRFEH; encoded by the coding sequence ATGAAACGCGGTCTATATAGCGTGTTATTCGCAGCGGTCGTCGTATTGGTAGGCTTTGGCATCTATGCTTGGCATCCATCGATCGCTCCGATAACGCCACCAGCCAAGGATAAGTTTTCATCAGACATGATTGCGAAAGGCAAGGTACTCGCGGCGGCAGGTTACTGTAGTACTTGTCATACCGCTCCAGGCGGTAAACCTTTCGCGGGCAACTATGAGATGCACTCCGGTTTCGGTACCATCTATTCCAGTAATATCACACCGGATCCTACAACAGGTATCGGTAACTGGTCGGAAGAAGCCTTTAGCCGTGCGATGCGCACCGGTGTAAGCCGCGATGGTAGTCATTTATTACCCGCGTTTCCGTATGAGCATTTCAACAAAATGACCGATGACGATATTCAAGCCATTTACGCTTATATCATGTCGTCGGTTGAGCCTGTAAAGCAAGCGAAAAAAGAGAATGGTATTCCGTTCCCTCTTAATATTCGCTTCTTACAAGCGGGTTGGAAATTGCTATTTGCTGATACCAGTGATTTTAAACCCAATCCTCAAAAATCAGAGCAATGGAATCGCGGTGCATACCTCGCCGAAGGGATTGCTCACTGTGGTGCATGCCACACTCCACGTAACATTCTTGGTGGCGAAAAACGTGATGAAATGTACAGTGGCGCTGCGATTGATGGTTGGATTGCGCCATCACTAACAACATCAAGCACCTCACCATTAAAATGGCGCAAACAAGATTTCTTTGAATACCTAAGTACAGGTAACTCAATCTTTCACGGTAGTGCAGGCGGCCCAATGGCACCGGTTGTCCATGATGGTTTAGCGGCATTGTCTAAAGATGATATCCAAGCCATCGCCACTTACTTTGCTGATCAAGCGGGCAATGTTAACGACGATCCAGCTCAAAGCCCGGCGTTGAAAAAAGCCGTTGCAGCACAAAAACTACCGGATCTGCGTATCCATGAAGGGGCTCGTTTGTACGCCGCTTCTTGCCAATCTTGCCATTACAGCAAAGAAAAACTGGTCAAAGGACGTCCATTGTTAGCGTTAGGTTCCGCGGTACATTTGGATAAACCGACCAACCTTATTAACGTCATTTTGGATGGTTTCCGTGCTGATCAAGGCATCAAAGGTGTTGTTATGCCAGGTTTCCGTGATGCACTGAGCGATGAAGATATCACCGCACTGGCCGCCTATCTGCGTCAAGCAGCGGGTGAACAACCTTGGCCAAACCTAGAAAAGCATGTGGGTGAGATCCGTCGTCAGCCCCGTTTCGAGCATTAA
- a CDS encoding (2Fe-2S)-binding protein has translation MTKFILNGKPVAVDVESDTPLLWVIRDELNMTGTKFGCGIGTCGACTVHVGGRATRSCTTPVSAVEGAEITTIEGLSDDGSHPIQVVWQKHQVPQCGYCQSGQIMQAAALLKDIPNPSDEDIDSVMSGNLCRCMTYVRIREAVREAANTMNMEQGGKDEQTA, from the coding sequence ATGACTAAATTTATTTTAAACGGCAAGCCAGTGGCTGTCGACGTAGAGAGTGACACTCCACTACTGTGGGTGATCCGTGACGAACTGAACATGACTGGTACTAAGTTTGGCTGTGGTATCGGGACTTGTGGCGCATGTACTGTCCATGTGGGTGGCCGCGCGACCCGTTCTTGTACGACGCCGGTTTCAGCCGTGGAAGGCGCTGAGATCACGACGATCGAAGGATTGTCTGACGATGGGTCTCATCCAATACAAGTGGTTTGGCAAAAACATCAGGTGCCACAATGTGGTTACTGTCAGTCCGGTCAAATTATGCAAGCGGCGGCGCTATTGAAAGATATTCCCAATCCGAGTGATGAAGATATTGATTCAGTCATGAGTGGCAACTTATGTCGTTGTATGACCTATGTGCGTATTCGTGAAGCAGTGCGTGAAGCCGCTAATACCATGAATATGGAACAGGGAGGTAAAGATGAGCAGACTGCCTAA
- a CDS encoding xanthine dehydrogenase family protein molybdopterin-binding subunit encodes MSRLPNKDKSAGMTRRGFLVAMTAAGVSFGFPRAAFAAMDPATKDGKPLPDASSVYEPTLWYSIGSDGKIKVNIIRAEMGQHVGTSIARILADELEADWDDVEIIHVDSNKKWGLMVTGGSWSVSKSWPVYRQAGAAGRTALIEAAAKLWGVPKRLCHASKGKIICGKKSISYGELVKQGVTRQFSEDELKKLELKPNQDMTLIGQQVRALDINNKTTGQTIFGIDANIEGMVYAAPILPPTRYGSKVLSVDDSAAKNVKGFQQVITLDDPSKTVPGWLVVIATSYYAAKKASELVKVKWQAGDAANVSEGDIISHGRELLDDTNKGAILDTGDTNTGPVFSKAASTIEHEYITDTVLHAQMEPLNATVFKNEEGVWEIHSGCQWQSLTLPVLASALNEPEDNIVIRAYMLGGGFGRRLNGDYTVPAALASKALGGKPVKLVCTREQDLQFDSPRSASLQQLKMAFDDNKQVIAMEHHATAGWPTQAMVPSFMPKGTNGEPYDPFSIAGADHWYSVGAQKVRAVSNDLANDTFRPGWLRSVAPGWTGFAVESFMDEAAHFAGADPLAFRLEHLKAQGRNAGSGPIATGGANRQAAVLKKAAEMIGYGKGLPKDSGIGIASTFGQERDMPTWVAVAVQVKVERDTGLVHVEKMRVAVDAGIIVDPNGALAQCQGAALWGLSMALYEGTKLVDGKFKDSNFDTYTPLRISQAPNLQVEFVKNDYAPSGLGEPAVTPVAPAIANAIYNAVGVRLRKIPMTPNDVKAALDA; translated from the coding sequence ATGAGCAGACTGCCTAATAAAGACAAGAGTGCAGGCATGACTCGTCGTGGCTTTTTAGTTGCGATGACAGCGGCTGGAGTCAGCTTCGGCTTTCCACGTGCCGCCTTTGCGGCGATGGATCCTGCGACTAAGGATGGCAAGCCACTTCCCGATGCCAGTTCTGTCTATGAACCCACTTTATGGTATTCCATCGGCAGCGATGGAAAAATCAAAGTCAATATCATTCGAGCCGAGATGGGGCAACACGTCGGAACCTCTATCGCTCGTATTCTAGCTGACGAATTAGAAGCAGACTGGGATGACGTCGAAATCATCCACGTGGATAGCAATAAAAAATGGGGCTTGATGGTCACCGGTGGCAGTTGGTCCGTATCAAAAAGCTGGCCTGTGTATCGCCAAGCCGGCGCCGCTGGCCGTACGGCATTGATTGAAGCGGCGGCTAAACTCTGGGGCGTACCAAAACGCTTGTGCCACGCTAGCAAAGGTAAGATCATCTGCGGTAAAAAATCCATCAGCTACGGCGAACTGGTTAAGCAAGGCGTGACTCGCCAATTCTCCGAAGATGAACTGAAAAAACTTGAACTGAAACCAAATCAAGACATGACTTTGATTGGTCAACAAGTGCGTGCGCTCGACATCAATAACAAAACCACTGGGCAAACCATCTTTGGTATTGATGCCAATATCGAAGGAATGGTATACGCCGCCCCTATCCTGCCACCGACTCGTTACGGCTCAAAAGTGTTGTCCGTCGATGATAGCGCGGCCAAAAACGTCAAAGGTTTTCAACAAGTCATCACTTTAGACGATCCAAGTAAAACGGTTCCCGGCTGGTTGGTTGTTATCGCAACTAGCTATTATGCAGCGAAAAAAGCCTCTGAATTGGTCAAAGTGAAATGGCAAGCGGGCGATGCGGCTAACGTCTCTGAAGGCGATATCATCAGCCATGGTCGTGAGCTGCTTGACGATACCAACAAAGGCGCCATTTTAGATACTGGCGATACCAACACGGGCCCCGTCTTTAGCAAAGCGGCCTCAACCATCGAGCACGAATACATTACCGATACGGTATTGCATGCGCAGATGGAACCGTTGAATGCCACCGTATTCAAAAATGAAGAAGGGGTATGGGAAATCCATTCAGGCTGCCAATGGCAATCTCTAACATTGCCAGTATTGGCATCGGCACTGAACGAACCTGAAGACAACATCGTGATTCGTGCCTACATGTTAGGGGGCGGCTTTGGTCGTCGCCTTAATGGTGACTACACGGTGCCTGCGGCGCTGGCGTCAAAAGCACTCGGTGGTAAGCCTGTTAAGTTAGTGTGTACTCGTGAACAAGACTTGCAATTTGATAGTCCACGTTCAGCGTCACTACAACAGCTAAAAATGGCTTTTGATGACAACAAACAGGTCATCGCGATGGAACACCACGCGACTGCTGGCTGGCCAACTCAGGCAATGGTGCCATCCTTTATGCCAAAAGGCACGAACGGAGAACCTTACGATCCGTTCTCCATTGCTGGTGCTGACCATTGGTACAGCGTAGGCGCTCAGAAAGTACGCGCCGTTTCCAATGACTTAGCCAATGATACCTTCCGTCCTGGTTGGTTACGCTCCGTTGCTCCTGGCTGGACCGGCTTTGCGGTTGAGAGCTTTATGGATGAAGCGGCGCACTTCGCCGGCGCCGATCCATTAGCGTTTCGTCTTGAGCACTTAAAAGCGCAAGGTCGTAACGCAGGCTCAGGTCCGATCGCGACAGGTGGCGCAAATCGTCAGGCGGCGGTACTGAAAAAAGCCGCTGAGATGATCGGCTACGGCAAAGGGCTACCAAAAGACAGCGGCATTGGTATCGCTTCCACCTTTGGTCAAGAGCGTGACATGCCAACTTGGGTTGCCGTTGCTGTGCAAGTCAAGGTAGAGCGTGACACTGGTTTGGTCCATGTAGAGAAAATGCGTGTTGCTGTTGATGCTGGCATCATCGTTGATCCAAATGGGGCGCTAGCACAATGCCAAGGCGCCGCACTATGGGGACTCTCTATGGCCCTGTATGAGGGGACAAAACTGGTTGATGGTAAGTTCAAAGACTCTAACTTTGATACTTACACTCCGCTGCGTATTAGCCAAGCTCCAAATCTGCAAGTCGAGTTTGTTAAAAACGACTATGCACCATCTGGATTGGGTGAACCCGCCGTCACTCCAGTTGCTCCAGCCATTGCCAACGCCATCTATAATGCTGTTGGCGTGCGTCTCCGGAAAATTCCGATGACGCCAAATGATGTTAAGGCCGCACTCGACGCCTAA
- a CDS encoding XdhC family protein, with translation MSHLSQPLDARVLQKAIHWAESTPVWLCTVLNTWGSSPRSPGSLLAATQDGQQEGSLSGGCVEEHFIQQIADGRWQQASQVVRYGDGELAPEVRLPCGGILDILVEYLPAGTVTIDYLTQQLNAVQGYQAIRKQLQLPNACHSIVEDNLIGTSAAISYQAPTIDIRMAAAARLLVAGYSPVAHYCMEFGHALGFEVILLEPREHVLSNMEPLPQGVRLIETFPAKYIEQHSCHANTAIVSLTHDPRLDDLTMMEAVNTPAFYLGAMGSVRNSAKRRERLERIGELTDSQLARIHAPIGLAIGSKTPAEIALAIMADIVRVKNLDHITAKSAVPSTLNQLTPLSEDDGAHCAI, from the coding sequence ATGTCTCACCTTTCGCAACCGCTCGATGCACGAGTGCTGCAGAAAGCCATCCATTGGGCTGAGTCTACTCCGGTTTGGCTATGTACGGTCTTAAATACTTGGGGGTCGTCACCACGCTCGCCAGGCAGTTTACTGGCCGCAACGCAAGATGGGCAGCAAGAGGGATCGTTATCGGGTGGCTGTGTCGAAGAACACTTCATTCAGCAAATTGCCGATGGCCGCTGGCAACAAGCATCGCAGGTCGTGCGTTACGGTGACGGTGAGCTAGCGCCCGAAGTTAGGCTACCTTGTGGGGGCATTTTAGATATTTTGGTGGAATACCTGCCCGCAGGCACGGTGACCATCGATTACCTCACACAACAACTCAATGCGGTACAAGGCTATCAAGCCATTCGCAAACAGTTACAGTTACCAAACGCTTGCCACTCTATCGTAGAAGACAACCTTATCGGCACGAGCGCTGCGATTTCTTATCAAGCGCCGACCATCGACATTCGCATGGCAGCCGCCGCACGTTTGCTTGTCGCTGGGTACTCCCCTGTCGCACACTACTGTATGGAATTTGGCCATGCACTGGGCTTTGAAGTGATTCTACTGGAACCACGTGAGCACGTACTCTCCAATATGGAACCCTTACCGCAAGGTGTCCGTTTGATCGAGACGTTCCCAGCGAAATACATAGAACAGCACAGTTGCCATGCCAATACTGCCATTGTCTCGCTCACTCACGACCCACGCCTCGATGATCTCACCATGATGGAGGCCGTGAATACGCCTGCGTTTTATCTTGGTGCGATGGGGTCAGTGCGTAATAGCGCAAAACGCCGTGAACGATTAGAGCGCATCGGCGAGCTGACCGACTCTCAACTGGCACGTATTCACGCACCGATTGGGTTAGCCATTGGCAGTAAAACCCCCGCAGAAATCGCGCTAGCGATCATGGCCGACATCGTCCGTGTGAAAAATTTAGACCATATCACGGCGAAGTCCGCTGTGCCCAGCACTCTCAATCAATTAACACCGCTTTCGGAAGACGATGGGGCGCACTGCGCGATCTGA
- a CDS encoding glycoside hydrolase family 44 protein, which produces MMNVSSHRHGHVRPKILSVLIFAALASSAANAQVSIDYSISPDEETHQISELIYGTNHRMNMTGNENFGFYRLGGNRTTAYNWENNYSNAGSDWVHSSDTYMVPEGADETIPGITLTDFVDNDALGAKAMLTVPLAGYVAADKNGTVQEGEVAPSSRWIPAISKKNAPFSLTPDLTDNAVYTDEMVNFLVERYGLASDGGVFAYSLDNEPSLWSHTHSRIHPDKPGAKELLDRSVEAAQAVKGVDPTAMIFGPALYGFTAFVSLNDAPDWSNYSDQYHWFIDYYLAGMKAAGDASGMRLLDVLDLHWYSEARGDLRVTDGSADSLKDKNARMQAPRTLWDPDYQEDSWIAQWNMAELPLIPHIQDSIDAQYPGTKMAFTEYGFGGGDDITGAIAEADVLGIFGKYGVYAANSWILNDEETYLASAYRLYRNYDGENSTFGDTSVTATMSDKENSSIYASVDSETGLLHVIVLNKNMNESINGVFTIDSTTLYQSGKTYVLNADSVEIQDKGEVEVTNNQLNYDIPALSAYHFVFSTAEATDPTDPTDPGTDGVTVSVNIPQDGSASYCSDIVVTNGGSEAVEWNTTFDIEGSIYQLWNANWEQSGTTVTLSGVEWNKVLQPGASTSSIGFCANR; this is translated from the coding sequence ATGATGAATGTATCAAGTCATCGACATGGACACGTCCGACCTAAGATCTTATCGGTACTGATTTTTGCTGCATTAGCCAGTAGCGCGGCGAATGCACAGGTGAGCATCGACTATTCGATTTCACCTGACGAAGAAACTCATCAAATCAGTGAGTTAATCTATGGTACCAATCATCGAATGAACATGACGGGGAATGAGAATTTTGGTTTCTATCGTCTTGGTGGTAACCGAACAACCGCCTATAACTGGGAGAATAATTACTCCAATGCAGGCTCTGACTGGGTACACTCCAGCGATACTTATATGGTACCCGAGGGGGCAGACGAAACCATTCCAGGGATTACACTGACCGATTTTGTGGATAACGATGCGCTTGGTGCAAAAGCGATGCTGACGGTACCGTTGGCTGGCTACGTTGCCGCTGACAAGAACGGGACAGTTCAGGAAGGGGAAGTCGCTCCATCATCGCGTTGGATTCCGGCAATATCGAAAAAAAATGCCCCGTTCTCATTAACTCCTGACCTCACTGATAATGCCGTTTATACCGATGAAATGGTCAACTTTCTCGTCGAGAGATACGGGCTGGCGAGTGATGGGGGTGTCTTTGCTTACTCTCTTGATAACGAACCCAGTTTATGGAGCCACACTCACTCACGAATTCATCCAGACAAACCCGGAGCAAAAGAATTGCTTGATCGCTCGGTTGAAGCGGCTCAGGCGGTGAAAGGTGTCGATCCGACGGCGATGATCTTTGGGCCTGCTTTGTATGGCTTTACTGCATTCGTCTCTTTAAATGATGCACCGGATTGGTCGAACTATTCCGATCAGTATCATTGGTTTATTGATTACTATCTGGCTGGGATGAAAGCCGCGGGTGATGCATCCGGTATGCGATTATTGGATGTGCTTGACTTGCACTGGTATTCCGAAGCCAGAGGCGATCTGCGTGTCACGGATGGCAGTGCGGACTCCTTAAAAGACAAAAATGCGCGTATGCAGGCGCCTCGGACATTATGGGATCCGGACTACCAAGAAGATAGCTGGATTGCTCAATGGAATATGGCGGAGCTACCGTTAATTCCACATATTCAAGACTCCATCGATGCACAGTATCCCGGAACCAAAATGGCCTTCACGGAATACGGCTTTGGCGGTGGTGATGATATAACCGGCGCGATTGCTGAAGCGGATGTCTTGGGGATTTTTGGTAAATATGGTGTCTATGCAGCCAACAGCTGGATTTTAAATGATGAAGAGACATATTTAGCCAGCGCTTATCGTCTCTATCGTAACTATGACGGTGAGAATAGCACCTTTGGGGATACCAGCGTCACTGCAACGATGAGCGATAAAGAAAACAGCTCTATCTACGCGTCGGTTGATTCAGAGACTGGATTGCTGCATGTCATTGTACTGAATAAAAATATGAATGAATCGATCAATGGTGTGTTCACCATCGACTCAACCACCCTTTATCAGTCAGGCAAAACTTATGTCCTGAACGCCGATTCGGTGGAAATCCAAGACAAAGGTGAGGTTGAGGTAACGAATAATCAGCTCAACTATGATATTCCAGCCTTATCGGCTTATCACTTTGTCTTTAGTACCGCAGAGGCAACCGATCCAACCGATCCCACGGACCCAGGTACCGATGGTGTGACAGTCTCTGTGAATATTCCACAAGATGGCAGCGCTTCATACTGTTCTGATATCGTGGTGACCAATGGTGGTTCTGAAGCGGTGGAATGGAATACAACTTTTGATATAGAAGGAAGTATTTATCAGCTATGGAATGCCAATTGGGAACAATCCGGTACGACAGTAACCCTTAGTGGTGTCGAATGGAACAAGGTGCTTCAGCCTGGTGCAAGTACCAGCTCTATTGGTTTCTGCGCGAATCGTTAA
- a CDS encoding cellulase family glycosylhydrolase encodes MKLTKLLLATLGCIAPFSSHAGLHIANGVLYEGNGHPFEIRGISHAHTWYLNQLDHALDGIAATGANTVRIVLSNGQRWNKNSATDVANVIRQAKARHLITVLEVHDTTGFGEQAQAASLASATDYWIELKDQLVGQEDYVIINIGNEPMGNGVSANTWIEGHIKAIQRLRQAGLTHTLMVDAPNWGQDWQQIMLNHAQSVFDADPLRNTLFSVHMYQVYKDYPTVNHYLSTFLNKGLALVVGEFGANHQGEDVAEGAIMERANTLNIGYIGWSWSGNSADVADLDIVNNWDNHSYSEWGNILINGENGIKSTSTPASIFTCGTDCQ; translated from the coding sequence ATGAAATTAACTAAACTACTGTTAGCAACATTAGGGTGTATTGCGCCTTTTTCTAGTCACGCTGGATTGCATATTGCCAATGGAGTGTTATATGAAGGCAATGGACATCCGTTTGAAATTCGCGGGATCAGCCATGCTCATACTTGGTATCTCAATCAATTAGATCATGCGTTAGACGGTATTGCCGCAACGGGGGCCAATACGGTACGCATTGTATTGAGCAATGGCCAGCGTTGGAATAAAAATAGTGCTACTGATGTAGCGAATGTGATTCGCCAAGCGAAAGCTCGGCATTTAATCACGGTACTTGAAGTTCATGATACGACAGGGTTTGGTGAACAAGCGCAAGCGGCGAGTTTAGCTTCTGCAACTGACTATTGGATTGAACTTAAAGATCAACTTGTGGGTCAGGAAGATTACGTCATTATCAACATCGGTAATGAACCGATGGGCAACGGAGTCAGTGCCAATACGTGGATCGAGGGTCATATCAAGGCCATTCAACGCTTAAGACAAGCCGGGTTGACTCATACACTGATGGTTGATGCACCCAATTGGGGCCAGGACTGGCAACAAATCATGTTGAATCATGCTCAATCTGTATTTGATGCGGATCCGCTGCGCAATACGCTGTTTAGTGTTCACATGTATCAGGTTTATAAGGATTACCCCACAGTGAATCACTACCTTTCAACGTTTCTTAACAAAGGGTTGGCGCTGGTGGTTGGAGAATTTGGTGCGAACCATCAAGGAGAGGATGTCGCTGAAGGTGCGATTATGGAACGGGCGAACACTTTGAATATCGGTTATATCGGTTGGTCATGGTCGGGTAATAGTGCCGATGTTGCGGATTTGGATATCGTCAATAATTGGGATAACCATTCCTATAGCGAGTGGGGCAATATTTTGATTAATGGCGAGAACGGCATTAAATCCACGTCAACACCTGCCTCCATTTTTACGTGTGGTACGGATTGCCAGTAA
- a CDS encoding nucleotidyltransferase family protein has product MNTAKQFGIVLLAAGKGERYRAAGGEGNKLLAMYPNSLGEPMPLLALSLSQAVATGLPVRLVTRPNERAVIELARQFDVEITLIESEGSSETIAAGVRDSRHWDGWLIAPTDMGWIESHDYLHVAAALTSDDAQARMMYDNLPGHPVGFAKNYGCALSQLSGDRGARQLLDRTKLHVIVGHRGVIADADLPKR; this is encoded by the coding sequence GTGAACACTGCAAAACAATTTGGCATTGTATTATTGGCCGCCGGTAAAGGCGAGCGTTATAGGGCGGCAGGCGGTGAGGGCAATAAGTTGCTGGCAATGTATCCCAATTCACTCGGTGAACCTATGCCGTTACTGGCACTTTCGTTATCACAAGCGGTGGCCACTGGTTTACCTGTGCGTTTGGTGACACGCCCCAATGAACGTGCGGTGATTGAGTTGGCGCGGCAGTTTGATGTTGAAATCACACTGATTGAGAGTGAAGGATCGTCTGAGACCATTGCTGCGGGAGTGCGAGATAGCCGACATTGGGATGGATGGCTGATCGCACCTACTGATATGGGGTGGATAGAGAGTCACGATTATTTACACGTTGCTGCGGCGCTTACCAGTGATGATGCACAAGCTCGAATGATGTATGACAACCTGCCGGGGCATCCTGTCGGTTTTGCCAAAAATTATGGTTGCGCGCTCAGTCAGCTCAGTGGTGATCGCGGGGCACGTCAGTTGTTGGATCGTACTAAGTTACATGTCATTGTTGGTCATCGCGGTGTGATCGCTGATGCCGACCTCCCCAAACGTTAA
- the tnpA gene encoding IS66 family insertion sequence element accessory protein TnpA gives MNKRRTDQEWLSLIEQCQASSLTQQDFCQKHDISVSTFYAKRQQLSVNPSPTQSGFVKAEMIEKTTCRKVTQTSVANMTLIVNNIELSIPQGTPPHYLAELIGALS, from the coding sequence ATGAATAAACGACGCACCGACCAAGAATGGCTTTCTCTGATTGAGCAATGCCAAGCCAGTTCGCTTACACAACAAGATTTTTGCCAAAAACACGACATTAGCGTATCGACGTTTTACGCCAAGCGGCAGCAGTTGAGTGTTAACCCATCCCCAACTCAGAGCGGCTTCGTTAAGGCCGAAATGATTGAAAAAACCACCTGTCGCAAGGTGACCCAGACGTCGGTAGCCAACATGACTTTGATAGTAAATAACATCGAATTGAGTATTCCTCAAGGCACGCCACCACACTATCTTGCTGAGTTGATTGGAGCCTTGTCATGA